The segment CCTTTTGAAAGCATTAaggctgccttatgttaaactgctttaaataacatttttttccacgttaatctacactccatacaccataatagcaAAGcgaaaaacaggtttttaacatgcttgcaaatatattaaaaataaacaactaaATTGATTACAATGCACAAGTATTCAGACCCTTATCCGGGActgttgaaatttagctcaggagcattcatattgcttgtagatgttaccacacgtcgagtgaagttaacctgtggcaaattcagttgaatgggtatgttctggaaaggcacacatatcttaataaaaggtcaaaCAGCTAAAAAGGCATATCAGagtaaaaaccaagccctgaggtaaaaaaaaaatactgcctgtagagctcagagacagggcTGCATTAAACCACACATTTAGGGataagttcagaaaaaattctgctgcattgaaggttcacagaagcttgtagcctccattacccttaatggaagacaTTTGAAACAACCACGACTCTTGCTAGAGCTGGgcttctggccaaactgagcaattgatggaaaaggaccttggttagactggtcaccaagaagctgatggtcactctagtttagctccatgatcatatatgcagatggaagaaacatacagaaggacaaacatcactgcaacatttcaacgatctgggctttatggtggtgtggcgagactcaatcctctcctcagtgaagacacacgaaaacccacttggaatttgcaaaaaagcacctaaaggaccctcagactgtgagaaacaagaatctgtggtctgatgaacctcaattccaagcatcatgtttgaaggagaCCAGGCACTGcccatcacctgcagagtaccatcccaaaagtcaaatcaagtcaagtcaaattttattaaaatacctCACAGGCAATTTAGATGCAGCTAGAATCAGAAACAGACAGACTCACATACCCTAATAATTTCTTCAAGAACCATTTAAAAGCCTAATTGCACAAGGGACAAATGAATATTTATATCGATTACTTTTCATCTTTGGCAATCTATATCGAGAACCAGAAGGAAGCATAGAGAACTCTGTAAACATAATGATCAttattagctagcacagttctagcCTGACTCAAagtatttctattaaaaaatgatgacaaatttacaaaagtaaagtgtggtggcaGCAatctcatgctgtggggctgtttttcagcggcagggactgaggaaCTCGTCAGAGTtgaagaaaagctcagtgcaccaaaatttTGATATAGCCTTAATAAAAACCTACTCCAGAGCAtgcagaacctcagactgggcagaaggttcaccttccaacaggacaatgactctaaacacacagcaagagtggcttatagacaactctgtgaatgtccttgagtggcccagctaaagcctgggcttgaacccaatcaaacatttctggagaaatctGAAAATGTCTGCCGGCCCCCATCCAAGttgacagagtttgagaggttaagaggtgaggagaagaatggcagataattgccaaatgttgttgtgcaaattttgtcgtttcatacccaaaaagacttgaggctgtaaaggtgcttcaactaagtaaagagttaagggtatgaataattatgcaatgtacttatttcagtgttttatttttaatgaatttctgaagttgtgacaattttttgttgctttgtcattatggtgcatggagtgtagactggtgtgggaaaaaacataatttaaaacagtttaacataaggcagcaacaacaaaatgtgaaattaaggggtatgaatactttcgaaaGGCACTGTATTGTAGTATATACTTAAGTTCTACAATGTATATTTTCTCACATTAAGACATAATCTTATAAAACTTTAATTACAACAAGACATTAGACTATAACAATTAGCATTCTTTGGGCTAGAATAAGATAATGATAAATCTTAGATTAGATACAATTCAGTTTCGAGCACCTTGGACGTAAGAAAGGTGGTATGTTATTTCAGTTAAAACATCCGGTTGCTCAGTCTGTACAAATAGATGCTGTCAAACACATTTTCACAGCAGATCGATTTCAAAGAATGTGGAATTGTGTTGCTTGGTAAGGGAAAGAACAGACTTTGTAATTAGCGCTTTCATTTGGAATGTACATCTTACATTACAATAGTCACATGACATCAATTTACGTCACTTTATGATAAACTGGTAGAACGTAATTACACAAAATGTATTGAAATGTGCCTCACGGTATTTTAGCAATGTATATAAGTTTAAAGTAACACTTTATCTTAAGGTGTCCCTGTTACAGTAcacgttacatgtacttactattataataacaattaattatgcataattacatgcaagtaaccctaaaaCGAACCCTAATCTTAAGTATCTACATATATAGTATGTACATGCAGTTAattaatgtataattacactgtaacaatacaccttaaataaagtgtaaccagTTTTTAGATATGTTACAtatgttttaaattgtatatttgttttatattgaatccaacttttttaaaaatagataACCATGCCTCTTTAATTAACCATTATGATTATTCATAACAGAAAAGGAGAAATAAAGattttgttttgcatttgttattgtttttatgtGAAAACTCTTATGATAAAGTAGTCTTAAAGTGTAATGTTTTACTTGACATTTAGGATTTTCAAGGAATGTGGTTTTGTGAGAGTTtcaggaaactttttttttttttgttccatgtCATGAGGCGATATAATCTGGTGGACAGCACATGCTTGTGTTTACAGCAATGACTATGCAGAAACCAAGCCACATTCTTACCACTTCCTGGGTTCTTGCCCAAAACAATTGGGGGAAAAAAACGCACAAAAATGgttttatttcaaattaatttgtacttttaatcatcatttttacaaaatatacaTGTTTACTTTTCACAGTGTGTTGAAAAGAGTTACTTCATTCATAAGAAATCACATGACAACAACTTTTCATTAAAATATCACAGAAGAGAGATAAAAGATAAACagatatggtaaaaaaaaaaaaaaaaatcagaaaatataGTTTCATATTATGAAACACATTTTGAAAAAATGTCCAAACATAGATATATTTTActctttaatttatttaatttacagtAATGTCCCAAATGGGGTACAGCTTGAGGTACTTGTCAGTTAAGCTACAGTAAAGTCAGTATGACTGAACCACTCAATCTGGGACGTTTCCATAAAGTGCCAAGTTACATGACAACATGTTGCATCTGCTACAATGTAAATATAGGTAAACCGCCTGGTTACAAATATTAGCTATGCACTTGTTACTACCAGTGTAATTATACAGTATAAGAACAACAGACAGCAGCTTCATGGTCTAAGATAACAACAGAGTTCACATTTGAGATAAATGAATGAATCATGTGCCCCACAAAAGCTTTTTGTGTTTGTTGTATGATTAGGTAATCTGTCAAGTTAAGCACATTTAAGACATGTATTATGCTTACATTCACATTCATAGTTAACATCAAGTGTCCCCTTCTATTCAAAAGACTCAGTTGATGCCTTGATGAAAGAGTGTAAGAGCTGTAAGTGCGGGCAAGAGGACTGAAACGgtaaaacagaaagaaaaagatGCTTGTGACCCACTGGTGGTGGCTTGGGTTTGGTTGTTGGTGTTTGCTGCTGCGTCTGTAGTTGAACTTGTGGAGTTTGTGGCTCTTCCAGGGAAGGAATCCACAACAGTTGTCAGGAATGTGGCAAAGCTGGAGGTTTTAGTGAAGACCTGGACGTCTTGAGCGAGAGCAGCGCGGGATGCTACAGTGGTGTTGCTGGAGCTTGTGTTAGAGCTGCTGCTGTTTGAAACGCTAGTCTGTATGCTGCTACTCGGTATGGTTAAAACAGCAGCGTGGACCCATGACTGACCCAGCTTACACATCAGCGGACCACCTTGATCACCCTGAGAGAGACAGAGAGTTGTGTTAAGACAATGGTGTTATTTTGTCATCACACAAatgggaggggaaaattctgCATGTGATTTACGAACAATGTGCACATTAAAAAACACAGACccagccagatcatttccataatgactaGCACAATCCATCAAGAGGAGCGCAAATTACCGCCTGCTTGAAGACATGCTTTTTTAGGCGTTAGATAATGGcacaaataccagtaaatttACCAACACAAAcattgattcattttaatactctcctcccataaattttgccTCTGAAAGGGAAATTCCTACAAATGTATATTCAGTAATATGTAAAAGTGCAAAAAATTGTCTACGCCTTTTCAGCGCTAATTCTTCACTGCGCGCCAAAAGAATCTGAcccaaatcattttttaaattagtttcagGTAGCCTATGGAAAATATTTTTGTTCTTATAATTAGCCAAGAACAATAAACTACCGGTTTGAAAGTTTGAGgtcagaaatatattttttaaaggaatatatatatataaaaagatttTTGTAAAGatttttgggtaacactttacaataaggtgtcatttgttaacattagttaatgtattaagtaACATGAACagacaatgaacaatacatttattacactatttattcatttttgttaatgttagttaatgaaaatacagttgttcattgtttgttcatgtttgttcaatgcattttttaaaacttttaatttatcaaagaatccctAAAAATGTAttgtggtttccacaaaaatattaatattttaaacatttttcttgatcatcaaatcagcatattagaatgatttctgaaggatcatgtgacactgaagtttcGAGTAATAACgcaaaaaatttagctttgccattaaAATTTTTTTAACAGAAAACAGATATATTAATTGTACAAAATATTCCACCAAAtcactgttttgctgtattttaaataaataaataaatacatcaataaaaacaaTTGTGAGCATAAAATTTCTAAAAATTAACATGCTGGTATACATTATTTCAAAGCACTTACAAATTAATTTAGTAGGTATCATGAACAATTTTCAGCATGTATTAATGTTATTCATAAATATTCTGTGATCATTGTTAATTCATATTTGTTCACAAAGGAATTAACTAATGTAAATGAATACAAACGTATTAGTAGTATATGTAAAAAATAACATTAACCTTGCTTGATAAATGTTCGTTCAAAAAGTATTGTTCATTTCAGTTAAtgttacactctaaaaaatgcatGGTTGTTTCAATCCAATtttgggtcaaatatggactaacccaGTTGTTGAATTACATCACATACTTGCACTGAGTGATCTTAAAATATGCCCTTTTTTTAAGGTCTCAAGATGTACATCTGTAATgctttttctaaggcatgtttaggcctaatcctggtttagtctaagccctgtgtGTTAAACCGGGTCATTGTAAACTctaaatatactaaatatatattCCTTCCCAGAAGCCTCAGGTATTAAAACAGGTATTTAACCATTCCTTTTATTATCTGTAAGTACTTTTGctcaaaaataaagcaaaatgttAACTTACCTCCTGTAAGTTGAAGGAACTTGTGCAAATACTGTTGTTTGCGGATGAGTTTCCACAGCTCACAACAGAGGTCTGGTATTCCTGAAGAGTTTGATTCACTGTAAAAGGAGGAAAACAGATTCAAATGAAgtgtaaaagtaaacaaaaaagattcgaataaatgtatttttagcaAGTGCTTCAAAGCATCCGCACCTCCTCCTGCTCCTGAGCCCCATCCTGCCGCCCAGCATTGAGTGTTTGCGCTGAAGGTATTCTCTCCCATGTCCACACATATGGGCTGAATGAAATTTGTGAGGTTTGGTGCGACAGCCAGCTGCAAGACTGCAACGTTGTTACCTGTACCATTGCTGATTGTGAGATTCGCCACTTTTATAGAGACCTCATTGGGGTTGGAGCTGTTCTGATTCAGACGGCCCAGGATCACAGTCCAGTCAGAGGCATTGGTGGATCTAAACAAAGAGGAACCCAATTAAATCATTTTGATTTctcaataaatgtttttgtttttggtgtTTAAGTAGTATTACTGTACCTGGTAAAGCAGCTGGCAGAGCTCATGACAAAGCGTTCAGAAATCAATGTTCCTCCACAAACGTGACTGCCGTTAAACTGAAGGCTGGCCATCCATGGCCATATACCCGAAGATACGAAGGAGCTGTTTCCTCCAACACGAGTGTTTAGTTTGGCACTTCCACACACTACAGCTACAGtaacagagagaaagagaatgaaacaacattgaattaaatgtaaaaagttgATGTGGAAAGACTGAAACAGTTTAATTACTTTTGTTACAGTTGAATGCTTAATACATATAAGAGCTTTTAGAGCAAGTTAGTcttaaaaagcaataaaaaataaaaatgactgcaTTTGGTATGCTCAGGCTACTCAGTCACGGTTCATTTGCATAGAAAGCAGCCTAATGCTTTGGAAGGTATGTCACAGAACTGGCTTTCTGGCCATTGTTCAAATAAGCAGGATTTTCAAGTTCTGTTTCTGCTTTACTGTAAGTCATTAATGTTTAGGTAACAGATAATGAGCTTGAGAACAAAAATAGCTCCATGTATGTAGGaaataagtaaggaataattgacgacgggccgtagaattcttagaaaataatgcacacccgaggtggtgatgcggtcacgacgcgaagcggagtggccgttacacctcgggtgtgcattattttcgtagaattctacggaccgaagtcaattattccgcttatactacagttaccacacctcaagacatcgatcaaatgataaatttcaagacattcgtcccgtttttatccttaaaacgctattgtgagtaggattaatttcttacgcagctcattcaacagcttcgttgctagttccaaaacgtcattttagaactagtaacgacgcttgggctgttaagagcaaaataatgccgttaataatgaagtttagacagaccgacagacaagcagacagacggaaagagtgagggagagaaactaagtgtatgactttacctctctcacgtctgtgtctctcaaaggtgactggcagcatcgtctctactaacagttcaaCTTTAAGTTcactttcttcaagaccacgccgttgttacctcgcgtgtgagagctgtcatgtcgtttttaagttgttcatcgtcagagcagcgctaacaacattagcgcgaatgctaacgcgagtgcaaactgtaagttatgtgtgtgcgtctgtgaggtgagtgagagagggcgagataaatagtttgtgctttccgtacataataaaacgtaatatattgtggaaaaaaacatggaaataatctgtcgtttttatactgatgtttactgtatttattagtttggccagtgtcattgtgggttttagttattttgctgttttgggctgtaaggacctttgaaataactgaaatcgtatggcgaagtgatatagacatgcactgcggtctaaagctgcctggaactacgttcgccgtgcgtatccctgaatataatgcacacctctagaacgttcgtcagccaatcagattcaagcattcaacggccctgtagtataactaGGAATATCGAATACTTTTTTCAAGTCCACGCCTCCACTCCATTTAAAGTGAGAATACAATTTCAACGGCTTAACTTAAATATACGCGTTTAAAAACTTGCAGTGTGAACTAAGGTCTTTTCACGTTTCAGTGCTGTTTCTTTGTTATTAATTGTGACATttgctagcaatttctgagtcaaaattattttgaCACATTTTCAAACACTTTTTAGTAGTACTACAGCACAAAGTgagtgtatatgtgaccctggaccacaaaaacagtcgtaagtagcgcgggtatatttgtagcaatagccaacaatacattgtatgggtcaaaatgagagatttttcttttataccaaaagtcattatgatattaagtaataatcatgttctatgaagatactttgtaaatttcctacattAATTATAtgaaagcttaatttttgataagtaatatgcattgcttttttttgcacccttccagattttcaaatagttattactggttttgtggtccagggtgacgtCAGACTTAATAAGTtcctaaaataaaacatttagaaGCCAAATTGCTTTTTAATTTGATGAATTAATAGCTCAATAAAATGCCTCATGATTCATAGAGGAAGTTGATTAAAGGCTtagcttccagaataaaaatgataatttccTCATTATttacgtcatccaagatgttcatgtctttctgttttcatcaaaaagaaattaaggtttttgagaaaaacattctagtatttttctccatatagtggacttcaatagggcccagtgggttgaaggtcaaaagtttcagtttcaatgcagctttaaagggctctatgctaaaaaaataaataaaaaataaataaaaatgtatatactttttaactgcaaatgctcatcttgcacttcATGTAATCACGTTGATAAGTtcatgcatggttagttcttgGTCTGtggtcctccaacttcaaaatcattttactattttgcaaaagttgtttgactttctttgcacgacAGGGTCGGAATTTCTGCctacgtcacacgtgaccttACAAAGGTGATTACATCATTTGTGAAGACGTGGACACAGAGACTGTGAGATATATgcatatgtggttaaaaagtataaacaacgttgttgtttttagaaaatgctagataagaccatcaTGGATCATGatgatcatgtagagccctttgaagctgcactgaaactacaatttggaccttcaacctgttgatccctatTAAAGTCCACTtcatgaagaaaaatcctggaaagttttcctcaaaaaccttaatttctttttgactgaagaaagaaagacatgatcatgtTGTATGACATCATGTTCATAATGTGGCAGGCGCTTATTTCATCTTGAATGTCAATGACACTAGGAATTTACTTCTCCGGTGATATAAATCACCATTTACCTTTGAAATCAAGTACACATTTAAATGCACAAAAGTCTTAGAGATATGTTGCCAAATAGACAATCTGTATGTATGGTTTATTGGGAATCTTATTTGACTTGAAAGAATCTTACGTGCGACGGTTGTAGTTGTTGTAGTTGTTGTAGTTTTTGCAGTTGTAGTGGTGACAGTGGTTGTGGGAATGGCAGGCACACCATTACAGCTAATTGCCAGGTCACCGTCTGTACCACTGGAGGTGAACGTAACAAAGCCTGGCTGGTTGCTGGTGATCTGCTCATTGATCCAGTTCTGGTACTGAGACACTCGGGAATACACACCAGGATAGTTAGCTAAAGCGCAATCTCTGCCGAAGCTCACAATGCCAGATTGGACCCAGACTGAGCCCTGTTTGCTGACCAAAGGACCGCCAGAATCACCCTGTAGGATGAAGGACAGGTCAATGACATGCCATGCAAAATATTCTACACATCTATTCCAGTTCTAGTTTACAGGTATAATATGTAGCAAGAAGGAATCACTGAAATCGACATTCAATTTTTATTAGGTTGAATTAAAAGTTTAAGAGACGCCCATTCTTTATTATTGCTATTTTCACACTGATTAATGGTTTACAACACATTAAAACTATGGATGTAAAACCAAAATAGATATAAGGGAATTGCTACCTGACAGGAGTCTTTCCCTCCTTCAAGTAGTCCAGCACATATCATGTTGTCTGTGATTGTTGAGACTCCATAAAGACACTTACACTGCCTGTTTCCAACAACAGGCACTTGCACTTCCTGTAGAGTATATGGTGCAGGCAGGTTGGCTGTAAATGACAATAAATGATCAAATCCACATCAGTACTGCAATAATACAGTATGATGTATATGATCAAGCTTAGTAAAATGAAAAACGTACTGTCTGTCTTAATGTCTCCCCATCCGGTGACCCAGCTCGTAGTGCGGTTAAAGAATGTACTGGTTGATGAAGCCAGACAGACTGGCCTGATATAGTCAGTAAAATTCACTGGTGAAGACAGACGCAGAAGAGTGATGTCGTTGTTTTCAGTGGAGCTACTGTAGCTTGGATGTTTTACGATTTTATTGACAGTCATGGACACTTCGTTTACATTTGTTCCTTGCTGTGTTTGTCGGCCCAGGAACACAGTTAGGCCACTAGGTGAAGTACTAGAATATGGTGGGAGAACAAGTGTTAAGCATTCGCCACATCCATTGAACAacaagtatttttgttttttaattgcaaGGGCTGGTCTATGATAGTTACTTGTCAAAGCAGTGAGCTGCAGTAAGAACCCATTGGCTATTGATGAGTGATCCACCACAAAAATGGCCACTGCTCCTGTGAAGGCTGGCCTGCCATGGCCATGCACCAAGTGGTGCATCCACTCCTCCAACTATCCTTTTGTTGAGAGGTGCTTTGCCACACACTGACAATAAGAATAGTAAAGTAAACACATTTAGAAAAACAACTGGTCATAGCAACATTAGCAAGATttggttattttaaaatatgtggtGAAAAACTAGTTACCATCCAGTTGTGCATCACAtcctagaaaaaaaaacaagttcagTTAACTATAACTTCAGAGGGAAAAAACACTGAATATgctagctatatatatatatatatatatatatatatatagtttagttATGCTAGCCAAAAGTTTGGaacattttttttcagcaaggctgcatttgtttgatacagtaaaaacagtaatattgtgaacatttaaaaataattgttttctatttcaatatggtttaaaatgtaatatattcctgtgatacaaagctgaattttcagcatcattactccagtcttcagtttaacatgatccttcagaaatcattctaatctgctgatttgctgctccataTATTTCTTCTtctactttttattattattaatattcaaaacaattgtgctgcttaatatttttgtggaaacactACCATT is part of the Garra rufa chromosome 1, GarRuf1.0, whole genome shotgun sequence genome and harbors:
- the LOC141333952 gene encoding polyserase-2, which produces MTMMTKMIHILSVAFSVALLMRGCDAQLDVCGKAPLNKRIVGGVDAPLGAWPWQASLHRSSGHFCGGSLINSQWVLTAAHCFDNTSPSGLTVFLGRQTQQGTNVNEVSMTVNKIVKHPSYSSSTENNDITLLRLSSPVNFTDYIRPVCLASSTSTFFNRTTSWVTGWGDIKTDTNLPAPYTLQEVQVPVVGNRQCKCLYGVSTITDNMICAGLLEGGKDSCQGDSGGPLVSKQGSVWVQSGIVSFGRDCALANYPGVYSRVSQYQNWINEQITSNQPGFVTFTSSGTDGDLAISCNGVPAIPTTTVTTTTAKTTTTTTTTTVAPVVCGSAKLNTRVGGNSSFVSSGIWPWMASLQFNGSHVCGGTLISERFVMSSASCFTRSTNASDWTVILGRLNQNSSNPNEVSIKVANLTISNGTGNNVAVLQLAVAPNLTNFIQPICVDMGENTFSANTQCWAAGWGSGAGGVNQTLQEYQTSVVSCGNSSANNSICTSSFNLQEGDQGGPLMCKLGQSWVHAAVLTIPSSSIQTSVSNSSSSNTSSSNTTVASRAALAQDVQVFTKTSSFATFLTTVVDSFPGRATNSTSSTTDAAANTNNQTQATTSGSQASFSFCFTVSVLLPALTALTLFHQGIN